One segment of Brassica napus cultivar Da-Ae chromosome C3, Da-Ae, whole genome shotgun sequence DNA contains the following:
- the LOC125583061 gene encoding uncharacterized protein LOC125583061, which yields MGKLMDETGEIGIRYLGVARQATFADVVDENGWKIRSRGHRSFPNTYEKINAFTFPTPQAGADIALWRYNQDEYKESFCSASTWNQLRSKKERVTWRKLVWFSQAVPHHSFMAWLTFRNRLSTGDRMRLWGITQGCTLCGEVNETREHLYFACPFSFMIWLNTAGQLIGEGITPDWDDTIVSLLQPGRTRLDSILVRMAFQTVVYTIWRERNSRRHRGDAYSYY from the coding sequence ATGGGGAAACTTATGGATGAAACTGGAGAAATAGGGATAAGATATTTGGGCGTTGCCCGACAGGCAACATTTGCTGATGTGGTTGATGAGAATGGCTGGAAGATTCGAAGCAGAGGTCATCGGAGTTTCCCGAACACTTATGAGAAGATCAACGCGTTCACGTTTCCAACTCCTCAAGCAGGTGCTGATATAGCGCTGTGGCGATATAACCAGGATGAGTATAAAGAGAGTTTCTGTTCAGCTAGTACCTGGAATCAATTGCGGAGTAAAAAGGAGAGAGTAACCTGGAGGAAGCTAGTCTGGTTTAGCCAAGCTGTGCCACACCACTCTTTCATGGCATGGCTTACTTTTAGGAACCGGTTGTCCACTGGTGATAGAATGAGATTGTGGGGCATCACGCAGGGCTGCACGTTATGTGGGGAGGTGAATGAGACAAGGGAGCATTTGTATTTTGCTTGCCCTTTCTCTTTTATGATTTGGCTAAACACTGCGGGACAACTTATCGGAGAGGGTATTACGCCTGACTGGGATGACACAATCGTGTCACTGCTGCAACCAGGCCGTACTCGCTTAGACTCGATCCTTGTGAGAATGGCTTTCCAAACAGTTGTGTACACCATTTGGAGAGAGCGGAACTCTCGACGTCACAGAGGAGATGCTTACTCGTACTATTGA